A region of Deinococcus rubellus DNA encodes the following proteins:
- a CDS encoding long-chain-fatty-acid--CoA ligase has protein sequence MTPYWPAKMPRSLTLPQTSLAQNLQFSALKYPDKTALSFYGQLTSYGQLYDRSRRLASHLRAQGVGKGDRVLLWMQNSPQWAVAAHAVWVLGAVVVPLSPMLQARELAFFLQDAEIKTGVLGAELYDRAQEAGLGHAVVANLGKGMQGNAEFPAGLDVAVTLRAGDATFEDALKAEPAELVTVDPEDLCVMPYTSGTTGRPKGCMHPHRSAQANITGAGVWVATNIEDVYLATLPFFHVTGFINSLVAPLSGGGKIVIMARWDRELAQQLIKREGVTIWTNTATMVIDLLANPQFDAANLTSIRSMTGGGASLPAAVGQRLEDQTGITFLEGYGLTETMAQSHSTPKSHPKFQCLGIPLFNVDARVVDLDSGAELPSGEIGEIVISGPQVMQGYWNRPEDNGKAFSDISGQRFFHSGDLGYQDEEGFFFFTDRLKRMVNVSGLKVWPAEVENVLHGHPAIQEACVIALPDERSGERARALVVLRAGAQTTPQEIESWARTQMAAYKVPRDYQFLDSLPRGPTGKVAWRPLQEAARAELAARQPGA, from the coding sequence ATGACCCCTTACTGGCCCGCCAAAATGCCCCGCAGCTTGACTTTGCCGCAGACCTCACTGGCCCAGAATTTGCAGTTCAGCGCCCTCAAGTATCCTGACAAGACCGCGCTGTCGTTCTACGGTCAGCTCACCAGTTACGGCCAGCTCTATGACCGCTCACGCCGCCTGGCCTCACACCTGAGAGCGCAGGGCGTCGGCAAGGGTGACCGGGTGCTGCTGTGGATGCAGAACTCGCCGCAGTGGGCGGTGGCCGCGCACGCCGTCTGGGTCCTGGGGGCAGTGGTGGTGCCGCTCTCGCCGATGCTGCAGGCCCGCGAACTGGCCTTCTTCCTTCAGGACGCCGAGATCAAGACGGGTGTGCTGGGCGCAGAACTCTACGACCGGGCACAGGAAGCCGGGCTGGGTCACGCGGTGGTCGCCAACCTGGGAAAAGGCATGCAGGGCAATGCCGAGTTTCCCGCCGGACTGGACGTGGCCGTGACGCTGAGGGCTGGGGACGCCACCTTCGAAGACGCCCTCAAGGCTGAGCCTGCCGAACTGGTGACGGTGGACCCCGAGGACCTGTGCGTCATGCCCTACACCAGTGGCACCACCGGGCGGCCCAAGGGCTGCATGCACCCGCACCGCAGCGCGCAGGCCAACATCACCGGGGCGGGCGTGTGGGTCGCCACCAATATCGAAGACGTGTACCTGGCCACGTTGCCATTTTTCCACGTCACCGGCTTTATCAACAGCCTGGTGGCCCCGCTCTCGGGCGGCGGCAAGATCGTCATCATGGCCCGCTGGGACCGGGAACTGGCCCAGCAGCTCATCAAGCGCGAGGGCGTTACCATCTGGACCAACACCGCCACCATGGTCATTGACCTGCTGGCCAACCCACAGTTCGACGCGGCCAACCTGACCAGCATCCGCAGCATGACTGGCGGCGGCGCGTCGCTGCCCGCAGCGGTGGGGCAGCGCCTGGAAGACCAGACCGGCATCACCTTTCTGGAAGGTTACGGCCTGACCGAGACGATGGCCCAGAGCCACAGCACGCCCAAATCGCACCCCAAGTTCCAGTGCCTGGGCATTCCTCTCTTCAATGTGGACGCCCGCGTCGTGGACCTCGACAGTGGCGCGGAGCTGCCCAGCGGCGAGATCGGCGAAATCGTGATCAGCGGCCCGCAGGTCATGCAGGGCTACTGGAACCGGCCCGAGGACAATGGCAAGGCGTTCAGCGACATCAGCGGCCAGCGTTTCTTTCACAGCGGCGATCTGGGCTACCAGGACGAGGAGGGCTTCTTCTTCTTCACCGACCGCCTGAAAAGAATGGTCAACGTGTCGGGCCTGAAAGTCTGGCCCGCCGAGGTGGAGAACGTGCTGCACGGCCACCCAGCCATTCAGGAAGCCTGTGTCATCGCCCTGCCGGACGAGCGCAGCGGCGAGCGTGCCCGCGCGCTGGTGGTGCTGCGGGCCGGAGCGCAGACCACACCCCAGGAGATCGAGAGCTGGGCCAGAACCCAGATGGCGGCCTACAAGGTGCCGCGCGATTACCAGTTTCTCGACTCGCTGCCGCGCGGCCCCACCGGCAAGGTCGCCTGGCGTCCCTTGCAGGAAGCCGCCCGCGCCGAACTCGCCGCCCGTCAACCCGGCGCGTAG